In Archocentrus centrarchus isolate MPI-CPG fArcCen1 chromosome 16, fArcCen1, whole genome shotgun sequence, a single window of DNA contains:
- the LOC115794259 gene encoding cathepsin S-like: MMSPTNQGLMLGSLLLVSFCVGAAAMFDGKLEAHWELWKKTHGKSYKNEVENVRRRELWEKNLMLITVHNLEASMGLHTYELGMNHMGDLTEEEISQFFGFLTPPTDIQRAPAPFAGASGSDIPDTMDWREKGCVTSVKKQGACGSCWAFSAAGALEGQLAKTTGKLVDLSPQNLVDCSSKYGNHGCNGGLMHQAFQYVIDNQGIDSEASYPYTGYDGACHYNPSSRAANCSSYQFLTEGDENALKQGLATIGPISVGIDAKRPRFAFYRSGVYDDSSCTQDVNHGVLAVGYGTLNGQDYWLVKNSWGTTFGDQGYIRMARNKNNQCGIALYGCYPIM, from the exons ATGATGAGTCCGACTAACCAAG GCCTGATGTTGGGGAGCCTGCTGCTCGTCTCCTTCtgtgtgggggcagcagccatGTTTGATGGCAAATTAGAAGCCCACTGGGAGCTGTGGAAGAAGACACATGGGAAGAGTTACAAAAATGAG GTGGAGAACGTGCGCCGCAGGGAGCTGTGGGAGAAGAACCTGATGCTTATTACTGTGCACAACCTGGAGGCCTCCATGGGGCTTCACACCTATGAACTGGGCATGAACCACATGGGAGACTTG acagaagaagaGATTTCGCAGTTTTTTGGCTTTCTCACTCCTCCCACTGACATCCAGAGGGCGCCAGCTCCCTTTGCAGGGGCATCAGGTTCTGACATACCCGACACCATGGACTGGAGAGAGAAGGGCTGTGTCACCAGCGTCAAGAAGCAG ggTGCTTGTGGATCATGCTGGGCCTTCAGTGCTGCAGGGGCCCTGGAAGGCCAGTTAGCAAAGACTACAGGAAAGCTGGTGGATCTCAGTCCCCAAAACCTGGTGGATTGTTCTAGCAAATATGGCAATCATGGCTGCAATGGTGGACTCATGCACCAAGCTTTCCAATATGTCATCGACAACCAAGGAATCGACTCTGAGGCTTCTTACCCCTATACAGGATAT GATGGAGCGTGCCACTACAACCCATCATCCCGTGCTGCCAACTGCTCCAGTTACCAGTTTCTGACTGAAGGGGACGAGAATGCCCTGAAGCAGGGACTTGCCACCATTGGACCCATTTCAGTGGGAATTGATGCCAAGCGGCCCAGGTTTGCTTTCTATAGAAGTG GAGTGTATGATGACTCATCATGCACACAGGATGTGAACCACGGGGTCTTAGCTGTGGGCTACGGCACTCTGAATGGACAGGACTACTGGCTTGTAAAGAACAG CTGGGGAACTACCTTCGGAGATCAGGGCTACATCCGGATGGCACGCAACAAGAACAACCAGTGTGGCATTGCTCTGTATGGCTGCTACCCCATCATGTAG
- the onecutl gene encoding one cut domain, family member, like — translation MMDGGLGEMSLHSHSDLAHSQDGRAMLHSRDLSAAFPRPSLGGSSMSLEPEPRPPGFDHSMSALGYSGDSPSSSGSTYTTLTPLQPFDDKFHHHHHHHHPCLPVSNVIGSFTLMREDRGLSTNFYNPYGKELAMSQSLSPPSTGSGLGSSMHGYGSLGNSPNGNGSQMLPGGYDVHGGSLFCRTSDFGREMSPPGLGGGDVSVGHQLNKMETHQHAPGHHPHIYTQHYQPHHHPSQQATKMGDHLHSSSASSSPSEGMLPGSQGSGGSTGEEINTRDVAQRIITELKRYSIPQAIFAERVLCRSQGTLSDLLRNPKPWGKLKSGRETFKRMSRWLQEPEFQRMASLRLEACKRKEQEQNKLERNQGPKRTRLVFTDLQRRTLMAIFRENHRPTKELQVTIAQQLGLELSTVSNFFMNARRRNLNKWADEGRPSSTGSSGSSISSSAVSCSTA, via the exons ATGATGGATGGGGGTCTAGGGGAGATGTCCCTCCACAGCCACTCGGATCTGGCTCACAGCCAGGATGGCAGGGCCATGCTGCACTCCCGGGACCTTTCAGCTGCTTTCCCCAGGCCTTCCCTTGGGGGCTCCTCCATGTCTCTGGAACCCGAGCCccgtccaccaggctttgaccACTCCATGTCAGCACTGGGCTACAGTGGCGATTCCCCATCCAGCTCTGGCAGTACTTACACCACGTTGACACCCCTGCAGCCCTTTGATGACAagttccaccaccaccaccatcaccatcatcccTGTCTCCCTGTCAGCAATGTTATTGGCAGCTTTACCCTCATGCGTGAAGATCGAGGCCTCAGCACCAACTTCTACAATCCTTATGGCAAGGAACTGGCCATGTCCCAAAGCCTGTCACCTCCATCCACAGGATCAGGCCTGGGTTCCTCCATGCATGGCTATGGCAGTCTGGGCAACAGCCCTAATGGCAACGGCAGCCAGATGCTCCCTGGTGGCTATGATGTCCATGGAGGGAGCCTTTTCTGCCGAACATCGGATTTTGGCCGAGAGATGTCACCACCAGGCTTAGGAGGAGGTGATGTTTCAGTGGGGCATCAGCTAAATAAAATGGAGACTCACCAGCATGCCCCAGGCCATCACCCACACATCTATACACAGCACTACCAGCCCCACCATCACCCGAGCCAGCAAGCCACCAAGATGGGTGACCACCTGCACTCATCGTCTGCCTCATCCTCACCCAGTGAGGGCATGCTGCCGGGCTCACAGGGCAGTGGAGGCAGCACTGGAGAGGAGATCAACACCAGGGATGTGGCCCAAAGGAtcatcactgagctgaagcGGTACAGCATCCCCCAGGCCATCTTCGCCGAGAGGGTTCTGTGTAGGTCACAGGGCACACTGTCTGACCTCCTGAGGAACCCTAAGCCCTGGGGCAAGCTCAAGTCTGGCCGTGAGACCTTTAAAAGGATGTCCCGCTGGCTCCAGGAACCTGAGTTTCAAAGAATGGCCTCGCTCAGGCTTGAGG CCTGCAAGCGTAAGGAGCAGGAGCAGAACAAGCTGGAGCGCAACCAGGGCCCGAAGCGCACTAGGCTGGTGTTCACAGACCTGCAGCGGCGTACGCTTATGGCCATCTTCAGGGAGAACCACCGCCCAACCAAAGAGCTGCAGGTCACCATCGCCCAGCAGCTGGGCTTAGAGCTCTCAACTGTCAGCAACTTCTTCATGAATGCCCGCCGACGCAACCTCAACAAGTGGGCAGATGAGGGCCGTCCTTCTTCCACCGGTTCCTCGGGCTCCAGCATTTCCTCCTCCGCAGTGTCCTGCAGCACGGCATGA